A single Flavobacterium sp. 1 DNA region contains:
- a CDS encoding DUF4295 domain-containing protein — translation MAKKTVASLQTSSKRLSKAIKMVKSPVTGAYTFVESIMAPEEVDEFLKKK, via the coding sequence ATGGCAAAGAAAACCGTAGCATCGTTACAAACATCTTCTAAGAGATTATCAAAAGCCATCAAAATGGTGAAATCTCCAGTAACTGGCGCATATACATTCGTTGAATCTATTATGGCTCCTGAAGAAGTTGATGAATTCTTGAAAAAGAAATAA
- the ftsY gene encoding signal recognition particle-docking protein FtsY, with product MSFFKKIFSSEKKDSSLSQEAKDTLDKGLEKTKTSFFSKLTKAVAGKSKVDDDVLDNLEEVLVSSDVGVNTTLKIISRIEKRVEEDKYLGTDELNQILRDEIAGLLSETNTGEATEFTIPVNTKPYVLMVVGVNGVGKTTTIGKLAYQFKKAGFKVVLGAADTFRAAAIDQLQIWADRVGVPIVRQDMGSDPASVAFDTLQSAVAQNADVVIIDTAGRLHNKINLMNELSKVKRVMQKVVGDAPHDVMLVLDGSTGQNAFEQAKQFTAATEVSCLAVTKLDGTAKGGVVIGISDQFQIPVKYIGVGEGIEDLQIFNKYEFVDSFFK from the coding sequence ATGAGCTTTTTTAAAAAAATATTCTCTTCAGAGAAAAAAGACTCGAGCTTAAGCCAAGAGGCAAAAGACACATTAGACAAAGGTTTAGAAAAAACTAAAACTAGTTTTTTTTCTAAGTTAACCAAAGCGGTAGCTGGGAAATCAAAAGTAGATGATGATGTTTTGGACAATTTAGAAGAAGTTCTTGTTTCTTCGGATGTGGGAGTCAATACAACCCTAAAAATAATCAGTCGAATTGAAAAAAGAGTAGAGGAAGATAAATACCTTGGCACTGATGAGCTCAATCAGATTTTGAGAGATGAAATTGCAGGATTATTATCGGAGACTAATACTGGTGAAGCAACCGAATTTACTATTCCAGTGAATACTAAACCTTATGTTTTGATGGTTGTTGGAGTGAATGGAGTGGGTAAAACTACAACAATTGGAAAACTGGCTTATCAATTTAAAAAAGCAGGTTTTAAAGTGGTTCTTGGAGCAGCGGATACCTTTCGCGCGGCAGCCATTGATCAATTGCAAATTTGGGCTGATAGAGTAGGCGTGCCGATAGTTCGACAAGATATGGGAAGCGATCCGGCTTCGGTGGCATTTGATACGTTGCAATCTGCGGTGGCTCAAAATGCTGATGTTGTTATTATTGATACAGCTGGCCGTCTGCACAATAAAATCAACCTGATGAATGAACTTTCAAAAGTAAAAAGAGTTATGCAAAAGGTGGTTGGTGACGCTCCACATGATGTAATGCTGGTTTTGGATGGTTCTACAGGACAAAACGCATTTGAGCAAGCCAAACAATTTACTGCTGCAACTGAGGTTTCGTGCTTAGCGGTTACCAAATTAGACGGTACTGCCAAAGGTGGTGTTGTTATCGGTATTTCAGACCAGTTTCAAATTCCGGTAAAATACATTGGAGTTGGAGAAGGAATTGAAGATTTGCAGATTTTTAATAAATACGAGTTTGTAGATAGTTTTTTTAAATAA